A genomic region of Sulfobacillus acidophilus DSM 10332 contains the following coding sequences:
- a CDS encoding condensin subunit Smc (PFAM: RecF/RecN/SMC N terminal domain; SMC proteins Flexible Hinge Domain~TIGRFAM: chromosome segregation protein SMC, common bacterial type~COGs: COG1196 Chromosome segregation ATPase~InterPro IPR003395:IPR010935:IPR011890~KEGG: gka:GK1193 chromosome segregation ATPase (SMC)~PFAM: RecF/RecN/SMC protein, N-terminal; SMCs flexible hinge~SPTR: Chromosome segregation ATPase (SMC);~TIGRFAM: Chromosome segregation protein SMC) — translation MYLKRIQVYGFKSFADDVRIDLVPGITAIVGPNGGGKSNIVDAIRWALGEQRVRDLRAERWEDLLHAGGAGRPAARLAEVRLEFDNQDLKMAHWPESLTVTRRYYRSGDTEYLINGRSVRLKDITDLFLDSGLGRFNYAIISQGRVETALLQKPAERLEQLEEAAGVSRYKMRKKETLSHLAEVEAKLVRLTDLRHEVERQAEEIRDRAERESQYLAWEAQRRAWQDRLALTEYQQAQSQYQALLMQLTALAQEKEALAREMAETQTAFESVRAELAARESEASRIWQQVREGEEQAHRLAVELSQKEATLAGLKREQDGLQMALNRLRQQQQAENSEMTDEELSGLADALRAAEDEWQSWAARVEETEAAIRESERQLAAVAEEKHRRETQIAHWRGTLGVTGDAELAAIYQERQQKAQRLEQEVQALTQKLAQLTEARTRLKAFIAKQQQELESLRHQLAGRQARLRALHQLDAEGEGLAPGVRAVLKAQQTNQLTGIWGTLGGLIQADPELLLAISTALGGSHQDVVVDREAEARHAVQWLKTHALGRATFLPLDAVRPARPHPDDRSLTREPGVVGWAAELVRHPEAITPAVAHVLGRVLVVDNLDHAGMLGRLHKYRYKMVTLDGQVVHAGGAITGGSRAADRSGPTHRKIEMEELTRRIEEDRQVLEGKETLVASSLTELEETESELDRVREILGERRHEWTGLRQQLALGGSGIEEAMQQLAELTNTQALLTQTLEQSRRTLETAVLERARTEKIRDERRQAWQEAQFRAEKRAADVARWQDEWSWHQERHYRLAAEIAQLEGAIDTEKGRLRDTRQAVETAEAARRQLTAAMEALRERQLALTNRLRVLEVQDRKLDQRQQQGEKDVQLIRVRYEHYEPPTGVEPLAPEEVDTARQEVQRLQRAMEALGPVEPGSLALYQALNDRLAFLAREQADVEEAEADLRTTLKELDQEMGRRVQTTSQQVERAFQEACRQLYGGGEAGFHWTEGTDAGVELWVKPPGKRPSHLSLLSGGEKALGGIAWLFALLSVRPAPFVVLDEVEASLDAVNAARFAEFLKSVRGSSQYLVVTHHKETMEAADVLWGVAGNGQGQSRVVSVKLEAAPDEAAVLPAGME, via the coding sequence ATGTATTTGAAGCGGATTCAGGTGTATGGCTTTAAGTCGTTTGCTGACGATGTGCGCATTGATTTGGTACCGGGGATTACCGCCATCGTCGGGCCCAATGGGGGCGGCAAAAGCAACATTGTCGACGCCATTCGCTGGGCCCTGGGAGAACAACGCGTACGCGATTTGCGCGCCGAACGCTGGGAGGATTTATTGCATGCGGGCGGGGCGGGCCGCCCCGCCGCACGGTTAGCCGAAGTACGGCTGGAGTTCGATAACCAGGATCTGAAGATGGCCCATTGGCCGGAATCGTTAACGGTAACCCGGCGGTACTATCGCAGCGGCGATACCGAATATCTCATTAACGGGCGCTCGGTACGGCTGAAGGACATCACCGATTTATTTCTGGACAGCGGACTCGGGCGCTTCAACTATGCCATTATTAGTCAAGGACGGGTCGAAACCGCTTTATTGCAAAAACCCGCCGAGCGACTCGAGCAACTGGAAGAAGCGGCGGGAGTTTCCCGTTATAAAATGCGTAAAAAAGAGACTCTGAGCCATTTAGCCGAGGTCGAGGCGAAACTTGTCCGCTTGACCGACTTACGCCATGAGGTCGAACGGCAGGCGGAGGAGATTCGGGACCGGGCGGAACGCGAGTCGCAATATTTAGCCTGGGAGGCTCAACGCCGGGCTTGGCAGGATCGGCTGGCCCTGACGGAATATCAGCAGGCCCAATCGCAATATCAAGCCCTTCTCATGCAGTTGACAGCTTTGGCCCAGGAAAAAGAGGCTTTGGCGCGGGAGATGGCCGAAACCCAAACGGCTTTCGAGTCGGTACGGGCGGAGCTGGCCGCGCGCGAATCGGAAGCGTCCCGGATATGGCAGCAGGTCCGGGAGGGAGAGGAACAGGCACACCGCTTGGCGGTCGAGCTGAGTCAAAAAGAGGCCACTTTAGCGGGGTTAAAACGGGAGCAGGACGGTTTGCAAATGGCTCTTAACCGCTTGCGGCAGCAGCAACAAGCGGAAAACAGCGAGATGACCGACGAAGAGCTGAGCGGATTGGCCGATGCCTTACGGGCGGCGGAAGACGAGTGGCAAAGCTGGGCTGCCCGGGTTGAGGAAACCGAAGCGGCCATTCGGGAAAGCGAACGACAACTGGCCGCGGTCGCCGAAGAGAAGCATCGGCGGGAAACGCAAATCGCCCATTGGCGGGGGACTCTGGGGGTGACCGGCGACGCGGAATTGGCGGCCATTTATCAAGAACGGCAGCAAAAAGCGCAACGGCTGGAACAAGAAGTCCAGGCACTGACCCAAAAGCTGGCCCAGTTGACGGAAGCCCGCACGCGTTTAAAGGCGTTCATCGCCAAGCAGCAACAAGAGTTGGAGAGTCTTCGACATCAATTGGCCGGTCGTCAAGCGCGCCTACGGGCCCTCCACCAATTGGACGCGGAGGGAGAAGGCCTCGCCCCCGGGGTCCGCGCGGTGTTGAAAGCGCAACAAACGAATCAGTTGACGGGCATTTGGGGCACCCTCGGAGGGCTTATCCAAGCGGATCCGGAGCTTCTTTTGGCCATCTCCACGGCGTTGGGGGGCTCCCATCAGGATGTGGTGGTGGATCGCGAGGCGGAGGCCCGACACGCGGTGCAATGGTTGAAAACGCATGCCCTGGGCCGGGCCACGTTTTTACCTTTAGATGCGGTACGGCCTGCGCGTCCTCATCCCGATGACCGGTCGCTTACCCGCGAGCCCGGGGTCGTCGGTTGGGCGGCCGAGTTGGTGCGCCATCCGGAGGCCATCACCCCGGCGGTGGCGCATGTGTTGGGCCGGGTGCTGGTGGTCGACAATTTGGACCATGCCGGCATGTTGGGGCGTCTTCACAAATACCGTTATAAAATGGTGACGTTGGATGGCCAGGTCGTGCATGCCGGCGGTGCGATAACCGGAGGTAGCCGGGCCGCCGACCGTAGCGGGCCGACCCATCGCAAAATTGAAATGGAGGAATTGACCCGTCGCATCGAGGAGGATCGGCAGGTACTCGAAGGCAAAGAGACGCTCGTGGCCTCGAGCCTCACCGAGCTCGAGGAGACGGAGTCCGAATTGGATCGGGTGCGAGAGATTCTCGGCGAGCGGCGCCATGAATGGACCGGTTTGCGCCAGCAATTGGCGTTAGGGGGCTCCGGGATTGAGGAGGCGATGCAACAGCTGGCGGAACTCACCAACACACAAGCGCTACTTACGCAAACCCTGGAACAATCCCGTCGAACCTTGGAGACGGCGGTCCTCGAACGGGCCCGGACCGAAAAGATCCGTGATGAGCGGCGGCAGGCTTGGCAGGAAGCCCAATTTCGGGCGGAGAAACGGGCGGCCGATGTAGCCCGCTGGCAAGACGAGTGGAGTTGGCACCAAGAGCGGCATTATCGTCTGGCGGCCGAAATCGCACAATTGGAGGGAGCGATCGACACCGAGAAAGGTCGCCTGCGCGATACCCGACAAGCGGTAGAGACGGCGGAGGCCGCCCGCCGGCAATTAACCGCGGCGATGGAGGCGCTCCGTGAACGGCAATTGGCGTTGACCAATCGTCTTCGGGTGCTGGAAGTCCAAGATCGCAAACTTGATCAGCGCCAACAGCAAGGGGAAAAAGATGTCCAATTGATTCGGGTGCGCTATGAACACTATGAACCGCCGACCGGAGTGGAGCCTCTGGCACCCGAGGAAGTGGACACCGCTCGCCAAGAAGTTCAACGCCTGCAACGGGCGATGGAGGCGCTGGGGCCGGTAGAACCCGGTAGTCTTGCCCTCTATCAGGCGTTAAACGACCGCTTGGCATTTCTGGCCCGTGAGCAAGCCGACGTCGAAGAAGCGGAAGCCGATTTACGGACGACGTTAAAAGAACTCGACCAAGAGATGGGGCGCCGGGTGCAAACCACCAGCCAACAAGTCGAACGCGCGTTTCAAGAGGCCTGCCGCCAGCTCTACGGGGGTGGGGAAGCCGGATTTCACTGGACGGAGGGCACGGATGCGGGAGTGGAACTGTGGGTCAAACCTCCCGGGAAGCGGCCGAGTCACCTGAGCCTATTGTCCGGCGGAGAAAAAGCGCTCGGGGGGATTGCCTGGCTTTTTGCCCTATTAAGTGTGCGACCGGCCCCATTTGTGGTGCTGGATGAAGTGGAGGCCTCTTTAGACGCCGTCAACGCGGCCCGGTTTGCGGAATTTTTGAAGTCGGTGCGGGGATCCTCACAATATTTAGTCGTCACCCATCACAAAGAAACCATGGAAGCGGCGGATGTACTTTGGGGGGTCGCGGGAAATGGCCAAGGTCAAAGTCGGGTGGTCTCGGTGAAATTGGAGGCGGCTCCGGACGAGGCGGCGGTTTTGCCCGCAGGCATGGAATAA
- a CDS encoding 3-oxoacyl-(acyl-carrier-protein) synthase 2 (PFAM: Beta-ketoacyl synthase, N-terminal domain; Beta-ketoacyl synthase, C-terminal domain~TIGRFAM: beta-ketoacyl-acyl-carrier-protein synthase II~COGs: COG0304 3-oxoacyl-(acyl-carrier-protein) synthase~InterPro IPR014030:IPR014031:IPR017568~KEGG: tmr:Tmar_0951 3-oxoacyl-(acyl-carrier-protein) synthase II~PFAM: Beta-ketoacyl synthase, N-terminal; Beta-ketoacyl synthase, C-terminal~PRIAM: Beta-ketoacyl-acyl-carrier-protein synthase II~SPTR: 3-oxoacyl-(Acyl-carrier-protein) synthase II;~TIGRFAM: 3-oxoacyl-[acyl-carrier-protein] synthase 2) has protein sequence MRDFISIERGDQFISMERVVITGMGVITPSGHGLEEFWQGITSGVSAVDLMTEYDLSEYPTRIAAQVHNFDPQKYLDRKDIRHMDRFVQLAIGAAQDAWDDAKIADQVDPTRAGVIVGNGIGGMHTLTEQHAVLLERGPSRVTPYFIPKMISNIAGGQLAIRFNLLGPNETVVTACASSGNAIGEGLRIIQHGEADVMLVGGTEAALIPLAFAGFCAMKATSTRNDDPRHASRPFDRDRDGFVMGEGAGFLVIERLDHAQRRGARIYAELAGYGRSSDAYHVVEPHPEGIGAGLAMQRALADAGLVPSEIDYINAHATSTPKGDIAETMAIKRVFGDHAYRLAVSSTKSSTGHLLGAAGAVEFIASILALQHQTVPPTINLENPDPDCDLYYVPNRPEARRLRAVMSNAFGFGGQNASLIAREI, from the coding sequence GTGAGGGACTTTATCTCCATTGAGAGAGGGGACCAGTTTATTTCCATGGAACGTGTGGTCATTACCGGGATGGGGGTTATCACGCCGTCTGGTCATGGGCTGGAGGAATTCTGGCAAGGAATTACTTCAGGCGTCAGCGCGGTGGATTTAATGACAGAGTATGATCTGTCGGAATATCCGACCCGGATTGCCGCCCAAGTCCACAATTTTGATCCCCAGAAATATTTGGACCGCAAGGACATCCGGCACATGGATCGCTTTGTCCAACTGGCGATTGGAGCGGCGCAAGATGCCTGGGACGACGCCAAGATCGCCGATCAGGTCGATCCGACGCGGGCCGGCGTGATTGTGGGTAATGGCATCGGCGGCATGCACACGCTAACCGAGCAGCACGCGGTTTTGCTGGAACGGGGTCCCTCACGCGTGACACCGTACTTTATTCCCAAAATGATTAGCAACATTGCCGGCGGCCAATTAGCCATTCGGTTTAATTTGTTAGGCCCCAACGAGACGGTGGTGACGGCCTGTGCCTCGTCCGGCAATGCGATTGGCGAAGGGCTGAGGATTATCCAACACGGTGAAGCGGACGTGATGCTGGTCGGGGGCACCGAAGCGGCGTTAATTCCCTTGGCGTTTGCGGGATTTTGCGCGATGAAAGCGACCTCCACCCGGAACGATGATCCCCGGCATGCCAGCCGTCCGTTTGACCGTGATCGGGACGGGTTTGTGATGGGAGAAGGCGCCGGCTTTCTCGTGATCGAACGGTTGGATCACGCTCAACGGCGCGGCGCCCGGATTTATGCGGAACTCGCCGGGTATGGACGTTCGTCCGACGCCTATCATGTGGTGGAGCCTCATCCGGAAGGGATCGGTGCCGGGTTGGCGATGCAGCGGGCGTTAGCCGATGCCGGGTTGGTGCCCTCGGAGATTGACTATATTAATGCCCACGCGACGTCGACGCCAAAAGGCGACATTGCCGAAACCATGGCGATTAAGCGGGTCTTTGGGGACCACGCCTACCGTTTGGCGGTATCCTCCACCAAGTCGTCTACCGGGCACTTGTTAGGGGCCGCCGGTGCGGTCGAGTTTATTGCGTCGATTTTGGCGTTACAACATCAGACGGTGCCGCCGACCATCAACTTGGAGAACCCCGACCCGGATTGCGACCTTTATTACGTGCCGAACCGACCGGAAGCGCGTCGGTTACGCGCCGTGATGTCCAATGCGTTCGGGTTTGGCGGGCAAAACGCCAGCCTTATTGCACGGGAGATTTAG
- a CDS encoding signal recognition particle-docking protein FtsY (PFAM: SRP54-type protein, GTPase domain; SRP54-type protein, helical bundle domain~TIGRFAM: signal recognition particle-docking protein FtsY~COGs: COG0552 Signal recognition particle GTPase~InterPro IPR013822:IPR000897:IPR004390:IPR003593~KEGG: tmr:Tmar_0955 signal recognition particle-docking protein FtsY~PFAM: Signal recognition particle, SRP54 subunit, GTPase; Signal recognition particle, SRP54 subunit, helical bundle~SMART: ATPase, AAA+ type, core~SPTR: Signal recognition particle-docking protein FtsY;~TIGRFAM: Cell division transporter substrate-binding protein FtsY), whose amino-acid sequence MAGFFERLRQGMARTRGELGDRLRQLFGGRQWSDDLYDEIEEILYEADLGGAVTEIILAELRDRVRQARPKTTDQVGTILFDILRSRLEDPADPYVLPAERPQVWVMVGVNGTGKTTTAGKFAKQFHDRGYHVILGAADTFRAAATEQLQLWGKRAGVEVIHQSPGADPAAVAFDTVRAAVARHEDLAVIDTAGRLHNKANLMQELAKIGRVVGREVPGAPHQVWLVLDATTGQNGLAQARVFQEAINITGIVLTKLDGTAKGGIAWAIQHQLGVPIRFVGVGEGVDDLMPFNPDQYVRAILGTWGEASSDMV is encoded by the coding sequence ATGGCAGGATTTTTCGAACGGCTACGGCAAGGGATGGCCCGCACGCGGGGAGAGCTTGGCGATCGACTGCGACAATTGTTCGGCGGCCGGCAATGGTCGGATGATTTATATGACGAAATCGAAGAGATTCTCTATGAGGCCGACCTCGGCGGAGCGGTCACGGAGATTATTTTAGCGGAATTACGCGACCGTGTGCGCCAAGCCCGGCCCAAAACCACCGATCAGGTGGGCACGATTTTGTTCGACATCTTGCGAAGCCGGTTGGAGGATCCGGCGGATCCCTACGTGTTACCGGCCGAACGACCGCAAGTGTGGGTGATGGTGGGGGTGAACGGGACCGGTAAAACGACGACCGCCGGTAAGTTCGCCAAGCAATTTCACGATCGTGGGTATCACGTGATATTAGGTGCCGCCGATACGTTTCGGGCGGCTGCAACCGAGCAGCTCCAATTATGGGGCAAGCGGGCCGGGGTCGAGGTGATTCATCAGTCGCCCGGGGCCGACCCGGCGGCCGTTGCGTTTGATACGGTGCGGGCGGCGGTCGCGCGGCATGAAGATTTAGCGGTGATTGACACGGCCGGGCGGCTGCATAATAAGGCGAACTTGATGCAGGAGTTGGCCAAAATCGGCCGGGTAGTCGGACGGGAGGTGCCGGGCGCACCGCATCAAGTGTGGTTGGTGTTGGACGCCACCACGGGCCAAAACGGCCTCGCGCAGGCTCGCGTTTTCCAAGAAGCCATTAACATTACCGGCATCGTCCTGACGAAGTTGGACGGGACGGCGAAAGGCGGGATTGCGTGGGCGATTCAACATCAATTGGGCGTCCCCATTCGGTTTGTCGGGGTCGGCGAAGGGGTTGACGATTTAATGCCGTTCAATCCCGATCAATATGTAAGGGCTATTTTAGGGACGTGGGGGGAGGCTTCGTCGGATATGGTATAA
- a CDS encoding Stage V sporulation protein S (PFAM: Stage V sporulation protein S (SpoVS)~COGs: COG2359 conserved hypothetical protein~InterPro IPR007347~KEGG: sth:STH1454 stage V sporulation protein S~PFAM: Stage V sporulation protein S~SPTR: Stage V sporulation protein S) — translation MSGASRPKSVAGAIVAMMKDVGQVEVQAVGAGAVNQAVKAIAVARGYLQEDAKDLIARPEFIEVTIDGTTKTGIRFWVEMCTEHQ, via the coding sequence GTGTCCGGGGCCTCGCGCCCCAAGTCGGTGGCCGGAGCGATTGTGGCCATGATGAAAGACGTCGGGCAGGTGGAAGTGCAGGCGGTCGGTGCCGGTGCCGTTAACCAAGCCGTCAAAGCGATTGCGGTGGCCCGCGGATATTTGCAGGAAGATGCCAAGGATTTGATTGCCCGTCCGGAATTTATCGAAGTCACGATTGACGGTACGACGAAAACCGGCATTCGGTTTTGGGTGGAAATGTGTACCGAGCATCAGTAA
- a CDS encoding Peptidoglycan glycosyltransferase (PFAM: Penicillin binding protein transpeptidase domain; Transglycosylase~TIGRFAM: penicillin-binding protein, 1A family~COGs: COG0744 Membrane carboxypeptidase (penicillin-binding protein)~InterPro IPR001264:IPR001460~KEGG: mta:Moth_1710 penicillin-binding protein 1A~PFAM: Glycosyl transferase, family 51; Penicillin-binding protein, transpeptidase~PRIAM: Peptidoglycan glycosyltransferase~SPTR: Penicillin-binding protein 1A) encodes MRCPRCGQDNVAGSQFCRHCGRKLPAPAKASPPATKSATKNTPPKSRRIRWGRVAALAAGVVILAGAGFSGYEFVKAARSLPQITNLVALNAAGQDSVVYDRFGQPVATLHLNTNRIDVPLNAISPNMQHAIVAIEDHNFYRNDGFDIRSIFRAAFVDLTHRSALQGASTITEQLAKTLYLHDNHTLTYKIQEFLLGLELARHYSKPQILDMYLNEVYLGDGAYGVDAAAKAYFNETPSQLTLPQAALLAGLPQAPSLYDPLTNYQLAKQRQWQVLQAMVKWGYITPQEATQAYHASLGLSPQTVAANTTIFPYPWYIQHVIHLLEGQGFTPQEIYDGGLKIYTELDPTVYNIAQNAVDYWMNYNFGVSPRTYPYHQAAVVVEDPHTGAVLAEIGGRNYVPFGEDYAIDAKRSTGSSIKPLIDYTPALVKGYTQMSVIQDVPIFQNVDGQAWWPKNDDHIYRGYMTLRDALAISDNDVAVHLLHDIGLNYGFNFAVQKFGLPLPASDLQLGAAIGGLNTGVNVYEMTQAFATFPNQGVRMAPLWVTKVVAPTGAVLYQDTPHGTPEFSAQIAYIMTNMMQRVLNPTPLPGIGPGAYPTGMSLGIGRPAAGKTGTNNGQADAWFIGYEPQLVVGVWEGNRLGEFPQYTIHGQAAFGDVAAGPIWQSIMEQVNQAENIPAENFPRPSGLVYVPNISITSGKIAGPNCPPNDIEGAWFIQGTQPTTIGHTHIKVKVVAANPKLLWQPGCGPAIQSVFLKPESDWHSGVPLPWDHIFWPPTQSCTPGQSPSPSPSGTPSSTSATSSSQSSTGPGPVPPSATLAPPPPSGTPSPGTTTKNSG; translated from the coding sequence GTGCGTTGCCCACGTTGTGGTCAAGATAACGTAGCCGGCTCCCAATTTTGCCGTCATTGCGGCAGAAAATTACCCGCTCCGGCCAAAGCGTCCCCCCCGGCGACGAAATCCGCCACCAAAAACACTCCGCCTAAGTCCCGACGCATTCGATGGGGCCGCGTGGCGGCATTGGCGGCCGGCGTCGTGATTTTAGCCGGGGCCGGTTTTAGCGGCTATGAATTCGTCAAAGCGGCGCGCAGCTTGCCGCAAATTACCAATTTGGTCGCCTTGAATGCCGCCGGTCAAGATTCGGTGGTCTATGATCGCTTTGGCCAGCCGGTCGCCACCTTGCACTTAAATACCAATCGCATCGATGTCCCCTTAAACGCCATCTCCCCGAACATGCAACATGCGATTGTCGCGATTGAAGACCATAATTTTTACCGGAATGACGGATTCGATATCCGATCCATCTTCCGGGCCGCTTTTGTTGACCTGACCCACCGAAGTGCCCTGCAGGGGGCTAGTACCATCACCGAACAGTTGGCCAAAACGTTATATCTGCACGACAATCACACGTTGACGTACAAGATTCAGGAGTTTTTGCTGGGATTGGAACTGGCCCGGCATTATTCCAAGCCGCAAATCTTGGACATGTACCTCAACGAAGTGTACCTGGGCGACGGTGCCTATGGCGTGGATGCGGCGGCCAAAGCCTATTTTAACGAAACCCCGAGCCAACTCACCCTGCCGCAGGCGGCACTTTTGGCCGGGTTGCCGCAAGCCCCGTCCTTGTACGATCCCCTGACCAATTATCAATTGGCTAAACAGCGCCAATGGCAGGTGCTGCAAGCGATGGTGAAATGGGGCTATATTACGCCCCAAGAAGCCACCCAAGCCTATCATGCCTCGTTGGGCTTATCGCCCCAAACCGTGGCCGCCAACACCACGATCTTTCCCTATCCCTGGTACATTCAACACGTCATTCATCTCTTGGAGGGCCAAGGCTTCACCCCGCAAGAAATCTATGACGGCGGGCTCAAAATCTATACCGAGCTTGATCCCACCGTCTATAACATCGCCCAAAACGCGGTCGATTATTGGATGAACTACAATTTTGGCGTCTCCCCGCGCACGTACCCGTACCATCAGGCGGCCGTCGTGGTGGAAGATCCGCACACCGGCGCGGTCTTGGCCGAAATCGGCGGGCGAAACTATGTACCGTTTGGCGAGGACTACGCGATTGACGCCAAGCGCTCGACCGGATCGTCCATCAAGCCTTTAATTGATTACACCCCGGCGTTGGTTAAAGGGTATACCCAAATGTCGGTCATCCAAGACGTGCCGATTTTTCAAAATGTCGACGGGCAAGCGTGGTGGCCTAAAAACGACGACCACATCTATCGCGGCTATATGACCCTGCGGGATGCTCTGGCCATCTCCGACAATGACGTGGCCGTGCACCTGTTGCATGATATCGGTCTCAATTACGGGTTTAATTTTGCCGTGCAGAAATTCGGCTTGCCGTTGCCCGCCAGCGACCTGCAACTGGGGGCGGCCATCGGCGGACTGAATACCGGGGTCAACGTCTATGAGATGACGCAGGCGTTTGCCACCTTCCCCAACCAAGGTGTGCGCATGGCGCCGCTCTGGGTCACCAAAGTGGTTGCGCCCACCGGGGCCGTCCTCTATCAAGATACGCCTCATGGCACTCCCGAATTTAGTGCCCAGATCGCCTATATCATGACCAACATGATGCAGCGCGTGTTAAACCCCACACCCCTCCCCGGTATCGGTCCGGGCGCGTACCCGACCGGCATGAGTCTCGGCATCGGCCGACCCGCGGCCGGCAAAACCGGTACCAACAACGGGCAAGCCGACGCCTGGTTTATCGGCTATGAACCGCAACTGGTGGTCGGCGTCTGGGAAGGGAATCGGTTAGGCGAGTTTCCGCAATATACGATTCATGGCCAAGCCGCCTTTGGGGACGTCGCCGCCGGTCCGATTTGGCAGTCGATAATGGAACAGGTGAACCAAGCCGAGAACATCCCGGCGGAAAATTTCCCCCGGCCCAGCGGACTGGTCTATGTGCCGAACATCAGCATTACCTCCGGCAAAATTGCCGGCCCCAATTGCCCGCCGAATGACATCGAAGGGGCCTGGTTCATTCAAGGGACCCAACCGACCACAATTGGTCACACGCACATTAAAGTCAAAGTGGTCGCGGCCAATCCGAAACTCTTATGGCAGCCCGGCTGCGGTCCCGCCATCCAATCCGTCTTTTTAAAACCCGAGTCGGATTGGCATTCCGGAGTCCCGTTGCCGTGGGATCATATTTTCTGGCCGCCGACGCAATCGTGTACGCCCGGCCAATCGCCGTCACCCAGCCCGAGCGGGACCCCCAGCAGCACGTCCGCCACGTCGAGCAGCCAAAGCTCGACCGGTCCGGGACCTGTTCCACCCTCGGCCACATTGGCGCCGCCGCCTCCGAGCGGGACCCCGAGTCCCGGCACCACCACCAAAAATTCGGGATAA
- a CDS encoding RNAse III (PFAM: RNase3 domain; Double-stranded RNA binding motif~TIGRFAM: ribonuclease III, bacterial~COGs: COG0571 dsRNA-specific ribonuclease~HAMAP: Ribonuclease III, bacterial~InterPro IPR000999:IPR001159:IPR011907~KEGG: hmo:HM1_2169 ribonuclease III~PFAM: Ribonuclease III; Double-stranded RNA binding~PRIAM: Ribonuclease III~SMART: Ribonuclease III; Double-stranded RNA binding~SPTR: Ribonuclease 3;~TIGRFAM: Ribonuclease III, bacterial): MAFDRPLEEFIHDAALLRQALTHSSYANEGYRKEIHNERLEFLGDAVLQLVVTEWLYRQNPAWSEGQLSQARAAIVCEETLAEAAVSWNLGPRLLLGRGEERSGGRYKPSLLADAMEAVIGAVYLSEGFDVARQFVLETMAFALNSLEGREAGRDHKTALNEWLRRHGWEAQYQVVGSYGPDHAKTFEVEVAVNGEPKLRAIGRSKKEAEQQAARQLLRQLVEQESQTQS; the protein is encoded by the coding sequence ATGGCGTTTGACCGGCCTCTGGAAGAGTTCATTCACGATGCGGCGCTGTTACGCCAGGCCTTGACCCACTCCTCGTATGCCAACGAAGGGTATCGCAAGGAAATTCATAACGAGCGGCTGGAATTTTTAGGGGATGCCGTATTGCAACTCGTGGTCACCGAATGGCTATACCGGCAAAATCCTGCCTGGAGCGAGGGTCAGTTGAGCCAGGCCCGCGCCGCCATTGTTTGCGAAGAAACGTTGGCGGAAGCGGCCGTCAGTTGGAATCTAGGTCCTCGATTATTGTTGGGGCGTGGCGAAGAGCGCAGCGGCGGCCGGTATAAACCCTCGTTATTGGCCGATGCCATGGAAGCCGTGATTGGGGCGGTCTATCTGAGCGAAGGGTTTGATGTGGCGCGTCAGTTCGTATTGGAGACGATGGCGTTTGCGCTCAATTCCCTCGAAGGTCGAGAAGCCGGGCGCGATCACAAGACGGCGCTAAACGAGTGGCTTCGGCGGCACGGATGGGAAGCGCAATATCAAGTCGTGGGCTCCTATGGGCCCGATCATGCCAAAACCTTTGAGGTGGAAGTGGCGGTCAACGGCGAACCGAAATTACGCGCCATCGGCCGGAGCAAAAAAGAGGCGGAACAGCAGGCTGCACGCCAGTTGCTGCGGCAATTGGTGGAGCAGGAGAGTCAAACGCAATCCTAA